The Bacillus sp. Bos-x628 genome segment GATCTTTGCAGTAAGTTGGGGTTCTGTAGTATAGGTCCTGCTGCCAAAGCTGTTTCCCGTGCATGTCCAAGGAATCGGTATAGGTGTATTAGCGTTCCTTCTTTATACAGGGAATTTGATCATTTCACTGACTTTCCCTGCTAGACCCATTGGGATTGGTAATCCCTTCCTTATCTATGCCGTCATTGGAGTAGCTGCCTTTTTATTTGTGAAATACTTGGTAAGAGAAACGAAGGGGGAAAGCCTTGAAGAAATTGAAGAAGATTTGAGAAATCGTGCCGTCGTGAAGGACGAAAGTGAAACGGTATAAAAAAGTCAGCTTTTCCTCGTTTTTAAACAAACGTTTAATGAAGAAAAAGACAACCCCTTTATCTTCTGAACCTGCTTGATTTGACATACATATGAAACAGGCGGGTGAAAGGTGGAAATGAGATGAAAGGGAAAACAAGTATTGTCATGTTAACGTACAACGAGCTTCATTTAACAAAAAAATGTATCGACAGTATTAAGCAACATACCCCAAATGAACAATATGAGCTCATCATTGTAGATAACGCTTCAACAGATGGCACGAAGGAATATATTAGAGAGCTAGAAGACGTCATTGTCATTGAAAATGAAGAGAATCAAGGCTTTGCAAAGGGATGTAATCAAGGGGCAAAAAGAGCGACAGGAGACAGTATTCTCTTTTTAAATAATGATACGATGGTGACAGAGAATTGGCTTCCTCCTTTAATTGAAGCGTTATTTGAGTCAGACCGGATCGGGATGGTGGGACCTGTATCAAATTATGTGAGTGGTCCCCAGATGGTACAGCCTTCTTATACGGATGTCGATCAACTCCCTTCATTTGCAAAGGAATATACAGCCGCAAGAAAAGGGCAGAGAACGTATGTACACAGGCTGGTTGGTTTTTGTCTGCTTGTCAAAAGAGAGCTGATCGAGGATGTTGGGTTGTTTGATGAGCGATTTGTATATGGGTCATTTGAAGATGACGATCTTTGTTTGCGATCACTGCTGAAGGGGTATCAACTGCAAATTGTGCATGATTCATTTGTTCATCATCACGGGCATGCCACTTTCCATGCGAACCAAGATACGTACATTTCCACACTATTTGCTGAGAATCGGTATCGTTTTTTAGACAAATGGGGGCTTGATTTAAATCTGATAACACCTCATCCTTACTTTGCGTCAATGCTTCCTAAAGATGCCAAAAACGTGCTGGATGTTGGATGCGGGGCAGGGGCAACGGGTCTTGAGCTACTCAATAGACAGCCTGTTGATATGTACGGGGTAGAAGTCGATTCACTGAAAGCGAAGATAGCCAATGCATATTACCGTGAAGTCACACAAGCGGCAGCTGATGAGTACCCATGGTCAGAGAAGGAAAACTTTTTTGATGCTATCTTGTTTTCTGATGTATTAGAGCATATTTCAGATCCGTGGCAAACGATCTCTCAAGCATACGCTTCACTAAAGCCGGGCGGTGTGATCATTTGCTGCTTACCTAATATGATGCATGCAGAAGTACTTCTTCCATTAATGACAGGGGATTTTACTTATCAAGATGTCGGAATTTTAGATCGAACGCATCTCAGGTTTTTCACACCAAAAACGATGCGTGCGCTTTTTCCAGAGGCTTTGTTTGATATTGTCAGTGAAAAACGAATCAATGTCCATATTGATCAAAACGTACAGTTATTCTTTGATGAAGTGGCGAGATTAGGAGAATCACTCGGATTTGCGACAAAGGCATTATCTGATCAGGTCAATCTATACCAGCTCTTGTTTGTGGCGCGTAAAAAAGGCGGTTCTCCCTCGGAGTAACCGCCTTTTTGCTATTACCATTTAAAGCTTTTCGTTGCACCTTCAGCTCCGAAGTTCAAAATGTCTACACTGACATCATACTCAATGGTCGCGTCTTGAAACAATTCGTCCCATTCATCACGATGTTTCTCCCAAAAGTCAGGATATTTCATACGCACTTGACGGTTTAAAAAAATTGGGTCAACCCCAACTTCTGTTTGCAAGTGGCTAACAGCTTTTTTGATGCGATGTTCAATTTGGTTTTCAAAAATATGTTGAAATCGTTTGATGTAATTTTTATCAAATGAGTTTTCGGGGGGATACTGATCTTCAGAAAGCATCCCGCTTGAGTGCACACTGATTTTAAACGAAATGTTCCCATCTTTTAAGTAGGGTTCGACCTTTGTTTTTGCTTTCTTTATTTCATAGGTAATCGGATACCCCTTGTAGGTTGCTGGCACAACACCACCTGAAATACGATCTGTAACCCAGTTTAAAGATTGTACATCATTTGCTGAGATAAAGCCTATCAGCTTTCGCGTTTTCCCATGAATAATTCCTGCTCCATCATAGACAAGCTCGTTGTTGATCACATCGACACTTTGAACAAGAAAGCTAATACTCATTTGAAAGTAATCAGACGCCCTGCCAATGCGAAGCGGTAGCAAAATTTTCCCGTTAAAGTTCCGATTTTTTGATGTTTCAAAGATATGCTCGACAGGTACTTTTTGCTGCGATTTTAATTTTTGATTGAGGACTTTCGATGCATCATCTCGAGATACAAGAAGATAGCTGCTTCTTCGCACCTCATTATCTCGTATAAAGTGATTGAGAGTACCTTGGATATCATGATGCTCTGCTTGACTTCTGCCGAATAAGAAAATCTTGAGATGATCACTGTATATAGGCGGTTCCTTCAATGAGACATTACTGACAGCCTCTAGCACATTCTTTCCTTTTGATACCACATTTACATAGTCAGGTGAGTCTGCTTCTTGTGTACTGCCCGTTTTCGGCACAAGATTTTGATAAGTGAGCTTTACACCTTGATCTTCTGTTTTGTCGATTCCGACTCCGCGTACAAATGATACTTTTTCGATATCCTTTATATCCCAGCATCCCGCTGATAGAAGAAAAAGAAAGCAGGACAGGGAGAATAATAGTAGACGACGCCATAGTCTCATGCAGAACGACCTCCCCATTTTTTGCGAATCATCAGCAGTAGGGCTGTTATAAAAGGAATGGCTAAAACGGCGAACAGAGAATAACCGAGTAGAGTTGAATAGTAAAAGACCTCATTAATATTTTTCGGAAAAAGGGATAATGCAGATGTGATCAAAAACAGCACCCATAGCAGTCTCGTTAAATTCCTCGTCTTAAAGACGGTGTTACAGCCTTTAATGGCAAATTGGAAAAAGCCGAGCATACAAATGAACTGCTGGCATGTCCAGATCGTAAGTAAGAAGATATCAAATCGCTCAATGAATACCCCTTCAAGTTCTAAAGCTTGTATGAGTGAAACCGTCGGCCATGTGAGTGACATCGTTTCGCCGACTGTCATCGAGCCAATTACGACAAAGAGGGTAAGGGAGTAAATAAGCGAGGTAATCCCGACACCTATCGCTGCTGCCCATTTCGCTTTTGACCATTTGTCTTTGTAGATAAGCGGCACAATAAACAGGATGACTTCAAAGCCTGTAAATTGAATGAATGTTTGCGAAAAGAGTTTACTAAAATCTTTTAACCCGTGCGCCATCACAGGTCGTAAATAATCAAAATCAAACACTTTGAGGCTAAAGAGCATTAAAGCAATGTAGATAACCATCGTGATAGGATAAATATACGTCACTATTTTTACCACTGGAAAGATGCCGCTTCTTAAATGGTAGATAGCCACGAGTAAGAAAATCATGATAATTACTGTCATCGGAGTGGATTGAAGCAGGAAAAACTGAACCACTTCGCCAAGTACACGTGCTTCAAAACCGACAATGGCCAATAAATAAGCGATCATCATTAAATTAAAGATTGTGCCAACGATGGCGCCAGCGCCTTTTATATTGGAATCAAAGATGGTATCAGGTGCATTCTTTTCTGCAAACCATCCTAGTAAAAAGGCAATAAAAGCAAAGAGAGCTCCCTGTAATAATACAATGATCCAGCCATCAGGGTAACCTGAACTGGCAGAACTGCGTGGAATGGTTAAAATTCCAGCGCCTATCATTGTAGAACTGCATAAAATGGTGACTTGTAACAATGATAGCTTCTCAGCTCTGTACATCGCTTACTCCCCTTGTCTTTTGATATTTTTTGTCTTAGCTGTTTTCGGTCTTGATTTAAATAGACCAACAGGCAAACGAACGTAAGTATCCTTTAAATCTGAAAATGGTGAAGACAGAACAGGTGTAAAATAGTCAAAACCAAATGTCTTTACTTGCATAAGATGGCAAAGCACAAATAAATAACACATGATTAATCCATATAAACCGAACATCGCTGAGCTAAAAATGGCCATAAAACGAAGGATGCGCAAAGGAAAACTAAAGTCATACGATGGTGCTGTGAAATCGGCTAATGCTGTCAACGAGACGATAATGACCATTAAGGCACTAACGATATTTGCTTGAACAGCGGCCTGACCAATGATAACTCCGCCGATCAGTCCAATGGTTTGCCCGATGGCTCTAGGAAGACGAAGTCCTGCTTCCCGCAAAAGTTCAATGGTAAAGGACATGAGAATGGCTTCTAAAACAGGGGGGAACGGTACATTTTGCCGGCTTCCTGCAATGGTGAGCGCCATTCGTGTCGGTAATAAGCCTGGATGATAGGAGACAAGGGCGATGTAAAGACCGGGTAAAAAAACAGTCAAAAGTACACCTATATATCTGAGTAAACGCAATAAAGTCGCACTCGTCCATCTTTGATAATAGTCCTCAGGTGATTGCATCAATGCGGCAAACGTCATAGGAAGAATGAGAGCAAAAGGAGTACCATCCAGCAGAATAGACACTTTCCCTTCAAGAACAGATGCAATCACTCGATCAGGACGTTCTGTGTTTTGAATCTGGGGGAAAATAGACAGGTGACTATCCTCAATCAACTGTTCGATGTAGCCTGTTTCAGGAATATCATCCAATTTAATATCTTTCATTCGAGAAACAACATCTTCAACAAGCGTTGGATCAACAATATCCCGAACGTACACGAGTGCGGCAGATTTTTTATTACGCGTGCCCACACAGATCTTTTGAATTACAAGATTTGGATCGTTTGCCCGTTCGCGGAGTAAAGCTGTGTTTTTTTCAAGGTTCTCAATAAACCCAATGCGTGGTCCTCTGACAAGCACTTCAGATTGCGGTTCTTCTACTTCTCTGAATTGAAAAAGGTTTGTTTGGAGGGCAAGTGCTTGAGCGGCACCATCTACAAATAAAATGGCCCTGCCACTATATAACTGCTCGATCGCAAGGTTCATATCTTCCAGCACATTATTTTGAATGCCAAAGAACTGCTTAGACAGGTAAGAGAATGTGGTGTGATCGACTTCGGTTACATCTAGCTCTTTTTGCATTGGAGTAATGATTTGCTTTGACAGCATTTCAAATTCCGTGAGTCCTTCTATGTACACGAGACATGCGGAGACAGCGGAAGGACCAAATGAAAAAGAATGGAACACGACATCATCGCTTTTCCCGACAAAGCTTTTGATGCGCTTGATGACGGTCTGTAAATCTTGCTCAATACGACTTTTCATAATGCCTCACCCTCATGTCTTGTTTTTTATAGAGTGACACCTAAGGAGGATAATTATACAAACAGAAAAAAAGAGAATCCCTTTGCAGGAATTCTCTAAATGTGGATTATCTCGCAAGCCATCCGCCATCAACTGCTAAAATATGTCCATTCATATAATCAGAAGCAGGTGAGCTGAGGAAAATAGCTGCACCAGCCAAATCGTCTGGTTTCCCCCAGCGCCCAGCAGGAATTCGTTTGAGGATTTCTTCATTACGATTCACATCATTGCGAATCGCTTGTGTGTTATTGGTCGCTATATAACCAGGTGCAATGGCGTTGACCTGAATATGCTGATGCGCCCATTCATTGGCAAAAGCCTTTGTCAGACCAGCCACTGCATGCTTGCTCGCTGTATAGGCAGGAACGAAAACGCCGCCTTGAAAAGAAAGGAGAGAGGCAATATTGACAATTTTTCCTCGCCCTTTTTCAAGCATTTTCTGTCCAACCTTTTGTGTAAGGAAAAAGAGACTATTCATATTCACGTTCATGACATCATACCAATTCTCTTCAGAATAGTGAGCGGCTTTTTCCCTTCTAATTGTTCCTGCATTATTGACTAAAATATCAATAGCGTGCGCTTCTAAAATGCTATCAACATCCCGCTGTGCGGACTTAGGATCGGCAAAATCAACTTCATACGCATAAAACGATCTGCCTGCCTGTTCTACGAGCGTTTTTGTGTCATCAAGCGGTGTGTGGTGGTACGTGCCGACGATATCTGCTCCAGAACGTGCGAGTGCCACTGCAATGCTTTGACCGATGCCTGTTCCAGGACCTGTCACAAGTGCTGTTTTGCCTTCAAGTGAAAAGAGGGTCGCTATATATGATGTTGTGGTCATTGCGTTACCTCAACTGGTCCATCGGGACAAAATCCATATCTTTAAACGTATAGTTTTCGCCCGCCATTGCCCAAATAAATGAATAATTGGCTGTGCCTGAACCAGAATGAATGGACCATGCAGGGGAGATGACCGCTTCCTCATTTGCAACGACGAGGTGTCTCGTTTCAGATGGTTCCCCCATAAAATGAAAGACTCGTACATCCGCTTCTACATCAAGATATAAATAAACTTCCATACGTCTGTCATGAATATGGGCAGGCATGGTGTTCCAAGTATTATTCGGCTCGAGCTGGGTAATCCCCATCATCAACTGACAGCTTTGGATACCATCTGCATGAATCACTTGATATAGATTTCGCACATTTGAAGACGCCGCTTCTCCTAAGTGATTTGGCGTTAGTTCAGCAATTGCTGCCTTTTGGGTAGGGTATGCCTTGTGAGCTGTTGCAGAAACAAGATAAAACTTTGCCTGCTTCCCTGATGAACTAGCAAATTGTACATCTTTGTGTCCAAGTCCAATATATAAAAAATCTTTATGCTCTAGCACATAGGATTCTCCATCAACAGTGACTGTTCCTTGCTCACCCACATTCACAATTCCAATCTCTCGTCTTTCAAGAAAATAGTCCGTACGCAAAAAGTCTCCAGCATCCAACTTGATGGGAACTGCTTTGGGCATAGCACCACCAATAACCACACGATCCTCATGTGAATAATATAGCTTTAAATCACCACTAACGAATAGCGAAGGAATATGAAAGTGACTGCGAAGTTCCTCGGTAGTAAAGCGTTTGACTTGCTCGGGATGTACAGCATAACGATTTTCCATTGATAGAGCCTCCCTTTCATTGAAACGAAAAATGACATTTTATTTGGTATCGGTTTCAAGGAAAATTCTAGAGGAAAAAGGGGGCGGCGTCAACCGTTAATTTGAAATCGCTTTCTTCAATGAAAAGGATGTTCTTTTTTCACAATATCAGTTAAAAAAATCTTCTGATATCAGCAAATGTGTGGTATGCTCTTTTTAAGTTTATTTGAAATCGGTTTCGAAATAAAACAGATGATAGACCGTAGGAGTTTTTGAATGAAAGAGAAAAAGCAAACGAAAGTAACGATTAATGAAGTCGCTGCTCATGCAGGTGTCTCAAAATCGACTGTTTCCAGGTATATCAATGGCAGAACAAATGAAATTTCTTCTGAAAAAGTAAAAAAGATTAAGAAAGCCATAGATGAGCTCCAGTATCGCCCGAGTCAGCTTGCTCAAGGACTGAAAGTGAGAAAAAGCAAGGTCATTGGCTTTATTGTTGCAGACATTACCAACCCATTTTCGGTAGCAACGCTTCGTGGTGTCGAAGAGATCTGTGATCAATACGGGTACAGCATCATGGTCTGTAACACAGATAATCGTCCAGAAAAGGAACGGGAAATGCTCTTAAAGCTGAATGCGCACTATATTGAAGGGCTCATCATTAATACAACAGGTCAAAACAATGATATCCTGCAAGATTTTAAGAAAAGCGGCGTACCGATTGTACTTGTTGACCGTAAATTACCTGAACTAAAGGTCGACACAGTCACAACAAATAACCGTGACATTACAAGCCGCCTCCTTCATCAAATGTATGAGAAGGGTTATGAACAAATCGCTTTCTTCACTGAACCGGTGGATGGCATCAGTCCTCGTGAAGAAAGAAAAGAAGCATATGAAAAGGCTGCATCTAGTAAAAATGATAACAAACAACCGATTATTGCAGAAATCAATCTGAAACAAAAGGCACAAATACGAGAAGAAATTCGTCGTTTTTTACAATCAGGCAATCAAAAAAAAGCGATTCTAGCAGGCAATGGATTACTGATGCTCAAGCTGATCAGTGAGCTGGTTGAGCTTGGCATCAAGATTCCAGAAGAGATCGGCATTGCTGGTTTTGATGATACAGAATGGTATAAACTGATTGGACCAGGGATTACGACCGTTGCCCAGCCATCACATGAAATGGGGAAAGTAGCCATGCAAAAAATCTTGATGCGGCTTGAAGGGGATGAAAGTGCTCCACAAACCATTCAACTGGATGGAGAAATTATAGAGAGAAAATCTTTATAATCATTTGAGGTATAAAGAGAATGAGTATACATCTGTGCATACTCTCTCTTTTTGAAGCGATTTGAAACCGGTACCAAGAAAGGGGAGGAATGATGAAAGCATTAGATGCGGTCACATTTGGGGAATCAATGGCGATGTTTTACGCAAAAGAAGTCGGAGAGCTCCATAGGGTGAACACGTTTCAAAAAGCACTTGCAGGTGCAGAAAGTAATGTAGCTGTCGGCTTGGCAAGATTAGGGTTTAATGTTGGCTGGATGAGCAAAGTTGGGGCAGACTCACTCGGCACATTTATTTTAGAGGAGCTTCAAAAAGAAGGAGTCGACACAGAGGCAGTGCTCCGGTCAAATGATGGATCCAAAACAGGCATATTGCTTAAATCAAAAGTGATAGATGGAGATCCTGATATTACTTACTATCGCAAGGGTTCTGCCGCAAGCACGTTGAACGTAAATGATTTTCCTTTAGACTATTTTCAAAAGGCGGGACACCTTCATATGACAGGAATTCCTCCTGCCTTATCCAGTGAAATGAGAGC includes the following:
- a CDS encoding bifunctional glycosyltransferase family 2 protein/class I SAM-dependent methyltransferase; the encoded protein is MKGKTSIVMLTYNELHLTKKCIDSIKQHTPNEQYELIIVDNASTDGTKEYIRELEDVIVIENEENQGFAKGCNQGAKRATGDSILFLNNDTMVTENWLPPLIEALFESDRIGMVGPVSNYVSGPQMVQPSYTDVDQLPSFAKEYTAARKGQRTYVHRLVGFCLLVKRELIEDVGLFDERFVYGSFEDDDLCLRSLLKGYQLQIVHDSFVHHHGHATFHANQDTYISTLFAENRYRFLDKWGLDLNLITPHPYFASMLPKDAKNVLDVGCGAGATGLELLNRQPVDMYGVEVDSLKAKIANAYYREVTQAAADEYPWSEKENFFDAILFSDVLEHISDPWQTISQAYASLKPGGVIICCLPNMMHAEVLLPLMTGDFTYQDVGILDRTHLRFFTPKTMRALFPEALFDIVSEKRINVHIDQNVQLFFDEVARLGESLGFATKALSDQVNLYQLLFVARKKGGSPSE
- a CDS encoding LacI family DNA-binding transcriptional regulator; the encoded protein is MKEKKQTKVTINEVAAHAGVSKSTVSRYINGRTNEISSEKVKKIKKAIDELQYRPSQLAQGLKVRKSKVIGFIVADITNPFSVATLRGVEEICDQYGYSIMVCNTDNRPEKEREMLLKLNAHYIEGLIINTTGQNNDILQDFKKSGVPIVLVDRKLPELKVDTVTTNNRDITSRLLHQMYEKGYEQIAFFTEPVDGISPREERKEAYEKAASSKNDNKQPIIAEINLKQKAQIREEIRRFLQSGNQKKAILAGNGLLMLKLISELVELGIKIPEEIGIAGFDDTEWYKLIGPGITTVAQPSHEMGKVAMQKILMRLEGDESAPQTIQLDGEIIERKSL
- a CDS encoding Ger(x)C family spore germination protein produces the protein MRLWRRLLLFSLSCFLFLLSAGCWDIKDIEKVSFVRGVGIDKTEDQGVKLTYQNLVPKTGSTQEADSPDYVNVVSKGKNVLEAVSNVSLKEPPIYSDHLKIFLFGRSQAEHHDIQGTLNHFIRDNEVRRSSYLLVSRDDASKVLNQKLKSQQKVPVEHIFETSKNRNFNGKILLPLRIGRASDYFQMSISFLVQSVDVINNELVYDGAGIIHGKTRKLIGFISANDVQSLNWVTDRISGGVVPATYKGYPITYEIKKAKTKVEPYLKDGNISFKISVHSSGMLSEDQYPPENSFDKNYIKRFQHIFENQIEHRIKKAVSHLQTEVGVDPIFLNRQVRMKYPDFWEKHRDEWDELFQDATIEYDVSVDILNFGAEGATKSFKW
- a CDS encoding GerAB/ArcD/ProY family transporter; this encodes MYRAEKLSLLQVTILCSSTMIGAGILTIPRSSASSGYPDGWIIVLLQGALFAFIAFLLGWFAEKNAPDTIFDSNIKGAGAIVGTIFNLMMIAYLLAIVGFEARVLGEVVQFFLLQSTPMTVIIMIFLLVAIYHLRSGIFPVVKIVTYIYPITMVIYIALMLFSLKVFDFDYLRPVMAHGLKDFSKLFSQTFIQFTGFEVILFIVPLIYKDKWSKAKWAAAIGVGITSLIYSLTLFVVIGSMTVGETMSLTWPTVSLIQALELEGVFIERFDIFLLTIWTCQQFICMLGFFQFAIKGCNTVFKTRNLTRLLWVLFLITSALSLFPKNINEVFYYSTLLGYSLFAVLAIPFITALLLMIRKKWGGRSA
- the kduD gene encoding 2-dehydro-3-deoxy-D-gluconate 5-dehydrogenase KduD; amino-acid sequence: MTTTSYIATLFSLEGKTALVTGPGTGIGQSIAVALARSGADIVGTYHHTPLDDTKTLVEQAGRSFYAYEVDFADPKSAQRDVDSILEAHAIDILVNNAGTIRREKAAHYSEENWYDVMNVNMNSLFFLTQKVGQKMLEKGRGKIVNIASLLSFQGGVFVPAYTASKHAVAGLTKAFANEWAHQHIQVNAIAPGYIATNNTQAIRNDVNRNEEILKRIPAGRWGKPDDLAGAAIFLSSPASDYMNGHILAVDGGWLAR
- a CDS encoding spore germination protein; this encodes MKSRIEQDLQTVIKRIKSFVGKSDDVVFHSFSFGPSAVSACLVYIEGLTEFEMLSKQIITPMQKELDVTEVDHTTFSYLSKQFFGIQNNVLEDMNLAIEQLYSGRAILFVDGAAQALALQTNLFQFREVEEPQSEVLVRGPRIGFIENLEKNTALLRERANDPNLVIQKICVGTRNKKSAALVYVRDIVDPTLVEDVVSRMKDIKLDDIPETGYIEQLIEDSHLSIFPQIQNTERPDRVIASVLEGKVSILLDGTPFALILPMTFAALMQSPEDYYQRWTSATLLRLLRYIGVLLTVFLPGLYIALVSYHPGLLPTRMALTIAGSRQNVPFPPVLEAILMSFTIELLREAGLRLPRAIGQTIGLIGGVIIGQAAVQANIVSALMVIIVSLTALADFTAPSYDFSFPLRILRFMAIFSSAMFGLYGLIMCYLFVLCHLMQVKTFGFDYFTPVLSSPFSDLKDTYVRLPVGLFKSRPKTAKTKNIKRQGE
- the kduI gene encoding 5-dehydro-4-deoxy-D-glucuronate isomerase, with the translated sequence MENRYAVHPEQVKRFTTEELRSHFHIPSLFVSGDLKLYYSHEDRVVIGGAMPKAVPIKLDAGDFLRTDYFLERREIGIVNVGEQGTVTVDGESYVLEHKDFLYIGLGHKDVQFASSSGKQAKFYLVSATAHKAYPTQKAAIAELTPNHLGEAASSNVRNLYQVIHADGIQSCQLMMGITQLEPNNTWNTMPAHIHDRRMEVYLYLDVEADVRVFHFMGEPSETRHLVVANEEAVISPAWSIHSGSGTANYSFIWAMAGENYTFKDMDFVPMDQLR